Proteins from a genomic interval of Micromonospora sp. NBC_00389:
- a CDS encoding DUF6817 domain-containing protein: MTIGSAARAFLRDHGAESIEHPGGTLYSHLCRVEQRLATAGAAPHVQLAGLTHAAYSTDGFDLALIPWTDRDLLRAVIGLEAEELVYLCGACDRDRTWPDLVTTSTVHDRFTGQERLLEPRHIGTFVDLSIVNELDVIEQNPALLVKHGDYFRDLFARWAPLTSPEVADEVQRLTGSRQ; the protein is encoded by the coding sequence ATGACCATCGGCAGCGCGGCGCGGGCGTTTCTGCGAGACCATGGCGCGGAATCGATCGAGCATCCCGGCGGCACTCTCTACTCCCACCTGTGCCGGGTGGAACAGCGCCTCGCGACAGCCGGTGCTGCCCCACACGTGCAACTCGCCGGTCTCACCCACGCTGCCTACAGCACTGATGGGTTCGACCTGGCGCTGATCCCTTGGACCGACCGGGACCTGCTCCGGGCCGTGATCGGCCTGGAAGCCGAGGAACTCGTATATCTGTGCGGGGCTTGTGACCGTGACCGTACCTGGCCGGATCTGGTTACCACCTCCACCGTGCATGATCGCTTCACCGGGCAGGAAAGACTCCTCGAACCCCGTCACATCGGGACGTTCGTGGATCTGAGCATCGTCAACGAACTTGACGTCATCGAGCAGAATCCGGCGCTGCTTGTCAAGCACGGCGACTACTTCCGTGACCTCTTCGCCCGCTGGGCGCCCCTGACGTCGCCCGAGGTGGCAGACGAGGTCCAACGGCTAACTGGATCGCGTCAGTGA
- a CDS encoding helix-turn-helix transcriptional regulator, translating to MKRPRLYGPGELAALFGVSRQRVLQITRRPGFPEPVARLIGTTIWDADEVDEWARHNRPPRPNDGDEDR from the coding sequence GTGAAGCGACCGCGCTTGTACGGGCCTGGCGAGTTGGCCGCCCTGTTCGGCGTGTCGCGACAGCGGGTATTGCAGATCACCCGCCGGCCCGGCTTTCCCGAGCCGGTCGCCCGCCTGATCGGGACGACGATCTGGGACGCCGACGAGGTGGACGAGTGGGCGCGGCACAACCGCCCACCACGGCCTAACGACGGCGACGAAGACCGCTGA
- a CDS encoding DUF2332 domain-containing protein, with the protein MTTAEAYARFANREVRGVSPAYERLSRAVSRDAALLALLDGLPPAKRQPNLLFGVVRWLGGPVEDPAAFHDYAVANWPAIEAQMRARATQTNEAGRCAVLLPVLAALPQPLALLEVGASAGLCLYPDRYAYRYGEHRVGSGEPVLECAASGLVPPAAVPQVVWRAGLDLNPLDVTDPDDVSWLDALIWPEHAHRRARLRAAAAVAAAEPPLLIRGDLVDDLPALAARAPAEATLVVFHTSVLYQVPVPRREAFVRLVRGLPGHWIANEDPEVLPYEGLPESPEEGLYNVLALDGTPLAWTRGHGQAMSWFA; encoded by the coding sequence ATGACGACCGCTGAGGCGTACGCCAGGTTCGCCAACCGCGAGGTGCGGGGGGTCTCGCCCGCGTACGAGCGGCTGTCCCGGGCGGTGTCCCGGGACGCCGCACTGCTCGCCCTGCTCGACGGGCTCCCGCCGGCCAAGCGGCAGCCGAACCTGCTGTTCGGCGTTGTCCGGTGGCTCGGCGGCCCGGTCGAGGACCCGGCTGCGTTCCACGACTACGCGGTGGCGAACTGGCCGGCCATCGAGGCGCAGATGCGGGCTCGGGCCACCCAGACGAACGAGGCCGGCCGGTGCGCGGTTCTGCTGCCGGTGCTCGCCGCGCTGCCGCAGCCGCTCGCCCTGCTGGAGGTCGGGGCGTCCGCCGGGCTCTGCCTCTATCCCGACCGGTACGCCTACCGCTACGGCGAGCACCGGGTCGGCTCTGGGGAGCCGGTCCTGGAGTGCGCGGCCAGCGGGTTGGTCCCGCCGGCAGCCGTACCCCAGGTGGTGTGGCGCGCCGGCCTGGACCTCAACCCCCTCGACGTGACCGACCCCGACGACGTGTCCTGGTTGGACGCGCTGATCTGGCCGGAGCACGCGCACCGGCGGGCGCGGCTGCGGGCCGCGGCGGCGGTCGCCGCGGCCGAACCGCCGCTGCTGATTCGTGGCGACCTGGTGGACGACCTACCGGCGCTGGCCGCGCGGGCGCCAGCGGAAGCGACGCTGGTGGTCTTCCACACCTCCGTGCTCTACCAGGTGCCCGTGCCGCGCCGGGAGGCGTTCGTCCGGCTGGTCCGTGGGCTGCCCGGTCACTGGATCGCCAACGAGGACCCGGAGGTGCTGCCCTATGAGGGGCTGCCGGAGTCGCCGGAAGAGGGGCTGTACAACGTCCTGGCGCTGGACGGCACGCCGCTGGCCTGGACCCGAGGTCACGGTCAGGCGATGAGCTGGTTCGCCTGA
- a CDS encoding MerR family transcriptional regulator, producing MNGETRYTIGELAQRTGLSVKTIRYYADRGIVPPTDRSPAGYRRYGPDAAARLELVRTLRDLGVDLAAIRRVVDHEVPLHEVAAAHAEALAVQIRVLRLRQAVLTAAAKRGGGAEEMELLHTLARLSAQERRRLVADFLDAVFDGLATTPAYPGIMRSLTPELPDDPRTEQVQAWVELAELAQDPDFRASMRRLVRQYAADHDVPGLPRPDAVAVVRDGVAPALAAGLDPTGPEADPVVAAVIGRYAHLTNRPDDADLRQRLLDRLDTANDPRRDRYLDLLAVINGWSTGGGVAPAVDWFSRALRARMPAQ from the coding sequence ATGAACGGCGAGACGCGTTACACGATCGGCGAACTGGCCCAACGGACCGGCCTGAGCGTCAAGACCATCCGCTACTACGCCGACCGGGGCATCGTGCCACCGACCGACCGCAGCCCGGCCGGCTACCGCCGCTACGGCCCGGATGCCGCCGCCCGGTTGGAGCTGGTCCGGACGCTGCGCGACCTCGGCGTGGACCTCGCCGCCATCCGGCGGGTGGTGGACCACGAGGTTCCGCTGCACGAGGTGGCCGCGGCGCACGCCGAGGCGTTGGCGGTGCAGATCCGCGTGCTGCGGCTACGCCAGGCGGTGCTCACCGCGGCTGCCAAGCGCGGCGGCGGAGCCGAGGAGATGGAGCTGCTGCACACCCTGGCCCGGCTCTCCGCGCAGGAACGTCGACGGCTGGTCGCCGACTTCCTCGACGCGGTCTTCGACGGCCTGGCCACCACACCGGCGTACCCGGGGATAATGCGGTCGCTGACCCCGGAGCTGCCCGACGATCCCCGCACCGAGCAGGTGCAGGCGTGGGTGGAGTTGGCCGAACTGGCCCAGGACCCGGACTTCCGGGCCAGCATGCGACGGCTGGTGCGGCAGTACGCCGCCGACCACGACGTCCCAGGGCTGCCCCGCCCGGACGCCGTCGCGGTGGTCCGGGACGGTGTGGCCCCCGCCCTGGCGGCCGGTCTCGATCCGACCGGACCCGAGGCCGATCCGGTGGTCGCGGCGGTCATCGGCCGGTACGCACACCTCACCAACCGGCCCGATGACGCCGACCTGCGCCAGCGGCTGCTGGACCGGCTGGACACGGCGAACGACCCCCGCCGGGACCGCTACCTCGACCTGCTCGCGGTGATCAACGGATGGTCGACCGGCGGCGGGGTGGCACCGGCAGTGGACTGGTTCAGTCGGGCCCTGCGCGCCCGGATGCCGGCCCAGTGA
- a CDS encoding alpha/beta fold hydrolase — protein sequence MTTFTAPDGTTLAYRVLGGGAPLVCLPGGPMRDSAYFGDLGGLGAYRTLVVLDNRGTGRSAEPADVSSYRCDRLVGDVEALRRHLDLDRLDLLGHSAGANVALQYAARHPERVGRLTLVTPSTRAVGLAATATLREEVTRVRSGEPWYPAAVAALDSMVAGRATDDAWQAIAPFFYGRWDAAARAHQAAEPHQRNQEAARVFGADGAFDPPATRAALAAHHGPALLLAGEVDLGAPPGLVAQLGELMPGADLVVQPGAGHYPWLDGADRFTATLAAFLG from the coding sequence ATGACCACCTTCACCGCGCCGGACGGCACCACGCTCGCCTACCGGGTCCTCGGCGGTGGCGCCCCGCTGGTCTGCCTGCCCGGCGGCCCGATGCGCGATTCGGCGTACTTCGGTGACCTCGGCGGTCTGGGCGCGTACCGGACGCTGGTCGTCCTCGACAATCGGGGCACCGGCCGGTCGGCCGAGCCGGCGGACGTCTCCAGCTACCGCTGTGACCGGCTGGTCGGTGATGTGGAGGCGCTGCGCCGGCACCTGGACCTCGACCGGCTGGACCTGCTCGGGCACTCCGCAGGCGCCAACGTGGCGCTGCAGTACGCCGCCCGGCACCCCGAGCGGGTGGGCCGGCTCACGCTGGTGACCCCGAGCACCCGGGCCGTCGGGCTGGCGGCGACCGCGACGCTACGCGAGGAGGTCACCCGGGTCCGCTCCGGTGAACCGTGGTACCCGGCGGCGGTCGCGGCACTGGACTCGATGGTGGCCGGTCGGGCCACCGACGACGCCTGGCAGGCGATCGCGCCGTTCTTCTACGGCCGGTGGGACGCCGCCGCCCGGGCACACCAGGCGGCCGAGCCCCACCAGCGCAACCAGGAGGCGGCCCGGGTCTTCGGCGCCGACGGCGCCTTCGATCCGCCCGCCACCCGCGCGGCGCTCGCCGCACACCACGGCCCGGCGCTGCTGCTCGCCGGCGAGGTCGACCTCGGCGCGCCGCCGGGCCTGGTGGCCCAGCTCGGCGAGCTGATGCCGGGCGCCGACCTGGTCGTCCAGCCCGGCGCGGGACACTACCCGTGGCTCGACGGCGCCGACCGGTTCACCGCGACGCTCGCGGCGTTCCTCGGCTGA
- a CDS encoding dihydrofolate reductase family protein, translating into MRKIVVHMSLSLDGFFEGPGGDLSWHQVDNELHEHFNEVIAPMGGFLNGRVSYQLMAAFWPTADQDPTASAPMREYAQIWRDMPKIVYSRTLDHADWNATVVREVDVEQVRKLTAEPGGDLALGGADLATTFARHDLIDEYRTYIHPVLLGRGRRLFPDSDAPTGLRLVESRKFGNGVVLIRHERAR; encoded by the coding sequence ATGCGGAAGATCGTTGTGCACATGAGCCTGTCGCTGGACGGGTTCTTCGAGGGCCCGGGCGGCGACCTCAGCTGGCACCAGGTCGACAACGAGCTGCACGAGCACTTCAACGAGGTCATCGCCCCGATGGGCGGGTTCCTCAACGGGCGGGTCAGCTACCAACTGATGGCCGCGTTCTGGCCGACCGCCGACCAGGACCCGACCGCCAGTGCCCCGATGCGCGAGTACGCCCAGATCTGGCGGGACATGCCGAAGATCGTCTACTCCCGTACGCTCGACCACGCCGACTGGAACGCCACCGTGGTGCGTGAGGTCGACGTCGAGCAGGTCCGGAAGCTCACCGCCGAACCCGGTGGCGACCTGGCGCTCGGCGGGGCCGACCTGGCCACCACGTTCGCCAGGCACGACCTGATCGACGAATACCGGACCTACATCCACCCGGTGTTACTCGGCCGGGGCCGCCGCCTCTTCCCCGACAGCGACGCCCCGACCGGCCTGCGGCTGGTCGAGAGCAGGAAGTTCGGCAACGGGGTCGTCCTGATCCGCCACGAGCGGGCCCGCTGA
- a CDS encoding MFS transporter — MTEQAIQAPTVVAGRGPSLWHSRNFLLLWGGQTVSELGARIASVAVPLLAADTLNASVFQVSLLTVLAWLPYLLFSLPAGIVADRIDQRRLMIACDLGRAALMLSLPVAALVDQLTLAFLYAVVGLGGVLTVLFTVAYKSMLPRLVPADLLVDGNAKLTISQDAAELVGPTVSGALIGLVGAARTFLANGCAFLVSAVTLILIREAPVRREPAPRVPLRVELTDGLAFIRRQPILVSILACTTWSNFFVMASGSIEVTFLVRELHATPVQVGLVFSVSAVGGLVVGVLAARLSTWLGSARVIWVAMTAPGPFYLLMPLAQPGWGVLLYGVGLAAFSANAVLYNVAAMTYRQRITPPAILGRVNAAFLWICFGVIPLGALAGGALGTALGLRGALWVCVLGTWAACLFVVCSPLRRMRDMPPVSTERPTIPS; from the coding sequence GTGACCGAGCAGGCGATCCAAGCCCCGACGGTCGTGGCGGGGCGAGGCCCGTCGCTGTGGCACAGCCGGAACTTCCTGCTGCTCTGGGGCGGGCAGACGGTCAGCGAGTTGGGCGCCAGGATCGCCAGCGTGGCGGTGCCGCTGCTCGCCGCCGACACCCTGAACGCCAGCGTGTTCCAGGTCTCCCTGCTGACCGTCCTGGCCTGGCTGCCGTACCTGCTCTTCTCGCTGCCGGCCGGTATCGTCGCCGACCGGATCGACCAGCGACGCCTGATGATCGCGTGCGACCTGGGTCGGGCCGCGCTCATGCTGTCGCTGCCGGTGGCCGCCCTGGTCGACCAGCTCACCCTGGCCTTCCTGTACGCGGTGGTCGGGCTCGGCGGAGTGCTCACCGTGCTGTTCACCGTGGCGTACAAGAGCATGCTGCCCCGGCTGGTGCCGGCGGACCTGCTGGTGGACGGCAACGCCAAGCTCACCATCAGCCAGGACGCCGCCGAACTCGTCGGCCCGACGGTCAGCGGCGCGCTGATCGGGCTGGTCGGCGCCGCCCGGACGTTCCTGGCGAACGGGTGCGCCTTCCTGGTCAGCGCGGTGACGCTCATCCTGATCCGGGAGGCGCCCGTACGCCGCGAGCCGGCCCCGCGGGTGCCGCTGCGGGTGGAGCTGACCGACGGGCTCGCCTTCATCCGGCGGCAACCGATCCTGGTGAGCATCCTGGCCTGCACCACCTGGTCGAACTTCTTCGTGATGGCGTCCGGTTCGATCGAGGTGACCTTCCTGGTCCGTGAGCTGCACGCCACCCCGGTGCAGGTGGGGCTGGTCTTCTCGGTCAGCGCCGTCGGCGGGCTCGTGGTGGGTGTGCTGGCCGCCCGGCTGTCGACCTGGCTCGGCTCGGCCCGGGTGATCTGGGTGGCGATGACCGCGCCGGGCCCGTTCTACCTACTCATGCCACTGGCGCAGCCCGGATGGGGAGTGCTGCTCTACGGGGTCGGGCTGGCCGCGTTCTCCGCCAACGCGGTGCTGTACAACGTCGCGGCGATGACGTACCGGCAACGGATCACCCCGCCGGCGATCCTCGGCCGGGTCAACGCGGCGTTCCTCTGGATCTGCTTCGGGGTGATCCCGCTCGGCGCGCTGGCCGGCGGCGCGCTCGGTACCGCGCTGGGACTGCGCGGGGCGCTCTGGGTGTGCGTGCTGGGCACCTGGGCGGCGTGCCTGTTCGTGGTCTGCTCCCCGCTGCGCCGGATGCGCGACATGCCGCCGGTGTCGACGGAGCGGCCGACGATTCCGTCGTAG
- a CDS encoding asparaginase, whose product MSIALITLGGTIAMGGVDAGRPGVVTRLTGADLTAAVPGLAELGVPVDVRDTHAVPSANLTGRHLLDVVADASRAVAGGATGVVVTQGTDTLEETAFLADLVWPHDAPLVFTGAMRNPTLAGADGPANLLAALRVAAAPVARDLGVLVAVNDEVHAARWLRKTHSTSTATFAAPNAGPIGQVIEGEVRVLTRPARHEPLPPVDPARLDATRVALYVLTMDDDGLLLDGLAGSHQGLVVAGFGVGHVPAALAPVLGDLAGRMPVVLTSRSGAGSVLRHTYGAVGSETDLQRRGLLNGGLLDPYKARVLLRLLLAAGAGWDEVAAALARHR is encoded by the coding sequence GTGTCCATCGCCCTGATCACCCTCGGCGGCACGATCGCCATGGGCGGCGTCGACGCCGGCCGCCCAGGTGTGGTCACCCGACTCACCGGCGCGGATCTCACCGCTGCCGTGCCCGGCCTCGCCGAGCTGGGCGTACCCGTGGACGTGCGGGACACCCACGCGGTGCCCAGCGCCAACCTCACCGGCCGTCATCTGCTCGACGTGGTCGCGGACGCGTCCCGGGCGGTGGCCGGCGGCGCGACCGGCGTGGTGGTCACCCAGGGCACCGACACGCTGGAGGAGACGGCGTTCCTGGCCGACCTGGTCTGGCCGCACGACGCCCCGCTGGTGTTCACCGGCGCGATGCGCAACCCCACTCTGGCCGGCGCGGACGGGCCGGCGAACCTGCTCGCGGCCCTGCGGGTGGCCGCCGCGCCGGTCGCCCGTGACCTGGGCGTGCTGGTCGCCGTCAACGACGAGGTGCACGCCGCCCGCTGGCTGCGCAAGACGCACAGCACCAGCACCGCCACCTTCGCCGCCCCCAACGCCGGCCCGATCGGGCAGGTGATCGAGGGGGAGGTGCGGGTGCTCACCCGGCCGGCGCGGCACGAGCCGCTGCCGCCGGTCGACCCGGCCCGGCTCGACGCGACCCGGGTGGCCCTGTACGTGCTGACGATGGACGACGACGGGCTGCTGCTGGACGGCCTGGCCGGCAGCCACCAGGGCCTGGTGGTGGCCGGCTTCGGAGTCGGGCACGTGCCCGCCGCGCTGGCCCCGGTGCTCGGGGACCTCGCCGGCCGGATGCCGGTCGTGCTCACCTCCCGCTCCGGGGCCGGGTCGGTGCTGCGACACACGTACGGGGCGGTCGGCTCGGAGACCGACCTGCAACGGCGCGGGCTGCTCAACGGGGGGTTGCTCGACCCGTACAAGGCGCGGGTGCTGCTGCGGCTGCTGCTGGCCGCTGGTGCCGGATGGGACGAGGTGGCCGCCGCCCTGGCCCGGCACCGCTGA
- a CDS encoding DUF5522 domain-containing protein, translated as MTGERRPLADRPLTEPHPSRLPPDHPDRVRILAAHAAALAAGEAGYLDPATGLFVLSAGFLARRGTCCGRGCRHCPYVDDPPAG; from the coding sequence GTGACCGGAGAGCGACGACCGTTGGCGGATCGGCCGCTCACCGAGCCGCACCCGTCCCGGCTGCCGCCCGATCACCCCGACCGGGTTCGGATCCTCGCTGCGCACGCCGCCGCGCTGGCCGCCGGGGAGGCCGGCTATCTGGACCCGGCGACGGGGTTGTTCGTGCTCAGCGCCGGGTTTCTGGCCCGGCGCGGCACCTGTTGTGGACGCGGCTGCCGGCACTGCCCGTACGTGGACGATCCGCCGGCCGGATGA
- a CDS encoding metal-dependent transcriptional regulator, protein MKSHDLVDTTEMYLRTILELEEEGVPPLRARIAERLKQSGPTVSQTVARMERDGLLTVEGDRHLMLTAQGRGSAVSVMRKHRLAELLLVNVIGMPYEEAHEEACRWEHVMSDAVEKRVYDLLNRPTRSPYGNPIPGLEELGSPEAETAEAGEGERNLAFPGLSGPVVVRRICESVQTNGDVLRQLHAAGVDPGATVTVAQERDGVSIDRSGDRVRLPREVASRVFVAAN, encoded by the coding sequence ATGAAGTCTCACGACCTGGTCGACACGACCGAAATGTACCTGCGCACCATCCTCGAGTTGGAGGAGGAGGGTGTGCCGCCGCTGCGCGCCCGGATCGCCGAGCGGCTGAAGCAGAGCGGGCCCACGGTGAGCCAGACCGTCGCCCGGATGGAACGCGACGGCCTGCTCACGGTTGAGGGCGACCGGCACCTGATGCTCACCGCACAGGGCCGCGGCAGCGCTGTGTCCGTGATGCGCAAGCACCGCCTCGCCGAGCTGCTGCTGGTCAACGTCATCGGGATGCCCTACGAGGAGGCCCACGAAGAGGCCTGCCGCTGGGAGCACGTGATGAGCGACGCCGTGGAGAAGCGGGTGTACGACCTGCTCAACCGGCCGACCCGCTCGCCGTACGGCAACCCGATTCCCGGGCTGGAGGAGCTGGGCTCGCCGGAGGCGGAGACCGCCGAAGCCGGCGAGGGCGAGCGCAACCTGGCCTTCCCCGGCCTCTCCGGGCCGGTCGTGGTTCGCCGGATCTGCGAGAGCGTGCAGACCAACGGTGACGTGCTGCGCCAGCTGCACGCCGCCGGCGTCGACCCGGGTGCCACGGTGACCGTGGCCCAGGAGCGCGACGGGGTGTCGATCGACCGCTCCGGGGACCGGGTCCGGCTGCCCCGCGAGGTCGCCTCCCGGGTCTTCGTCGCCGCCAACTGA
- a CDS encoding sulfurtransferase yields MSGTQEPLVEVDRLAAELDRADPPALLDVRWRLTGPPGRDDYLAGHLPGAVFVDLDTALCGPPGAGGRHPLPDPAALQAALRAAGVRAGHPVVVYDGGDGLAAARAWWTLRWAGHRPVRLLHGGYPAWVAAGQPVSTVAPAPASGDVEVRPGDLPVLDAGQAAALATADDAVLLDVRAAPRYRGEVEPIDPVAGHVPGAANLPATEYVGPDGRFPAADVLRERFAAVGVTGARSVGAYCGSGVTAAQAVLALHLAGRPDAALYVGSWSNWVADPTRPVASGPTSGR; encoded by the coding sequence ATGTCCGGTACCCAGGAGCCGCTGGTCGAGGTTGATCGGCTCGCCGCCGAGCTCGACCGCGCCGATCCGCCCGCCCTGCTCGACGTCCGCTGGCGGCTCACCGGCCCGCCCGGCCGCGACGACTATTTGGCCGGTCACCTGCCCGGCGCGGTCTTCGTCGACCTGGACACCGCGCTCTGCGGGCCACCCGGTGCCGGCGGCCGGCATCCACTGCCCGACCCGGCCGCGTTGCAGGCCGCGCTGCGGGCCGCCGGCGTTCGGGCCGGTCACCCCGTGGTGGTGTACGACGGCGGCGACGGCCTGGCCGCCGCCCGGGCCTGGTGGACGCTGCGTTGGGCCGGGCACCGCCCGGTCCGCCTGCTGCACGGTGGCTATCCGGCCTGGGTCGCCGCCGGCCAGCCCGTCTCCACCGTGGCGCCCGCCCCGGCCTCGGGCGACGTCGAGGTGCGCCCGGGTGATCTCCCGGTGCTCGACGCGGGGCAGGCCGCCGCGCTGGCGACCGCGGACGACGCCGTGCTGCTCGACGTGCGGGCCGCGCCCCGCTACCGCGGCGAGGTGGAGCCGATCGACCCGGTCGCCGGGCACGTGCCAGGAGCGGCGAACCTTCCCGCCACCGAGTACGTCGGCCCGGACGGGCGCTTCCCGGCCGCCGACGTGCTGCGCGAGCGGTTCGCCGCCGTCGGGGTGACCGGGGCGCGGTCCGTCGGGGCGTACTGCGGCTCCGGGGTGACCGCCGCGCAGGCCGTGCTCGCGCTGCACCTGGCTGGCCGACCGGACGCGGCGCTCTACGTCGGATCGTGGAGCAACTGGGTGGCCGACCCGACCCGGCCGGTCGCCTCCGGACCGACATCCGGTCGCTGA
- a CDS encoding acetoin utilization protein AcuC, which produces MSEDTVVVWDESLLAYDMGEHPLDPVRVELTIALARELGILDRPGVRLVKPEPADDALLARVHQPAYLAAVRAAPYDPLFAGYGLGTSDNPVFDGIHESSALIAGATVAAAEAVWRGDARRAVNVAGGLHHAMPARASGFCVYNDPAVAIARLLDLGAERVAYVDVDVHHGDGVQEIFWDDPRVLTVSLHETPLALFPGTGFPDETGGPGAQGTAVNMPLPPGVNDTGWQRAFHAIVPSVLRAFRPQVLVSQCGADGHRLDPLADLNLTVDGQRATYLALRALADELCDGRWVATGGGGYALVEVVPRAWTHLLAVATGAPLDPATLTPPAWRALAAARGPGREVPLRMTDDADPSYEPWQPTGEPNAVDRAIAATRKTVFPLLGLDPHDPRD; this is translated from the coding sequence ATGTCCGAGGACACGGTGGTGGTGTGGGACGAGTCGTTGCTCGCCTACGACATGGGCGAGCATCCACTCGACCCGGTCCGGGTGGAGTTGACCATCGCGCTCGCCCGCGAGCTGGGCATCCTGGACCGCCCAGGGGTACGCCTGGTCAAGCCGGAGCCCGCCGACGACGCCCTGCTCGCCCGGGTGCACCAGCCGGCCTACCTGGCTGCGGTGCGCGCCGCGCCGTACGACCCGCTGTTCGCCGGCTACGGGCTGGGCACCTCCGACAATCCGGTCTTCGACGGGATTCACGAGTCCAGCGCGCTGATCGCCGGTGCCACCGTGGCTGCCGCCGAGGCGGTCTGGCGGGGTGACGCCCGGCGAGCCGTGAACGTGGCCGGTGGCCTCCATCACGCGATGCCGGCCCGGGCCTCCGGCTTCTGCGTCTACAACGACCCGGCGGTGGCCATCGCCCGCCTGCTCGACCTGGGCGCCGAGCGGGTCGCGTACGTGGACGTCGACGTGCACCATGGCGATGGGGTGCAGGAGATCTTCTGGGACGACCCTCGGGTGCTCACGGTCAGCCTGCACGAGACCCCACTCGCGCTCTTCCCGGGCACCGGCTTCCCGGACGAGACCGGTGGGCCGGGCGCGCAGGGCACCGCGGTGAACATGCCTCTGCCCCCGGGCGTCAACGACACCGGTTGGCAGCGGGCGTTCCACGCGATCGTGCCGTCGGTGCTGCGGGCGTTCCGACCGCAGGTGCTGGTCAGCCAGTGCGGCGCCGACGGGCACCGGCTGGATCCGCTCGCCGACCTGAACCTGACGGTGGACGGGCAGCGGGCCACCTACCTGGCGTTGCGGGCGCTCGCCGACGAGCTGTGCGACGGCCGCTGGGTGGCCACCGGCGGCGGCGGGTACGCGCTGGTCGAGGTGGTGCCCCGGGCCTGGACCCACCTGCTGGCCGTGGCCACCGGCGCCCCGCTCGACCCGGCGACGCTCACCCCGCCGGCGTGGCGGGCGCTGGCCGCCGCCCGCGGCCCCGGTCGGGAGGTGCCTCTGCGGATGACCGACGACGCGGACCCGTCGTACGAGCCGTGGCAGCCGACCGGCGAGCCGAACGCGGTGGACCGGGCGATCGCGGCCACCCGCAAGACGGTGTTCCCGCTGCTCGGGCTCGACCCGCACGATCCGCGGGACTGA